The sequence CCTTGCTTCCGATTCTAAGTGCCTTTGGTTCTGGAGTCGGTTTACTCACCGGCTTCATATCAATCTCAGTTGCTTTGATAGTTACCGGAGGCGCCGTCATTTACAGCGCGCGTGGTGGTCACATCCCGTACGCCCCGATCATGCTTGGCGATTCCGCGACACTGCTTCTCGTTGTTTTCGGTTCTGCTCTTCTTGCGTCAGGGGTCGCCACGTACATTGGATTCTCTGGTGCAGTTGCTGCGTTCTTGGTCGGACTCCTCATGACTGAAGATCTAGCTATCGTGGCTCGCGTCAGATTGGCACCATTGCGCGATCTCTTCTCCGCAATCTTTTTCCTGTTCTTCGGGTTGCGGATTGATCCAGCCAAGATTCCATCGATTCTGCTGCCAGCACTCGCTCTTACTGCTGTCGGGATTGGTACGAAATTCCTGACGGCTTGGTGGGCCACTAGAAAGGCACAGGAGCCGGGCATCCGATTGCGAGTAACAGGACTGCTGGTGCCACGAGGCGAATTCTCACTCGTTATTGCTGGTTTGACGGCCAGCACCTTTTTCGGAGAAAAGATCCAATTAATAACCATTACTTTCGTAATTCTCACAACTTTTGTTGGATCCATTCTGGTGCGGATTGCCTCGGCAGAGACCACGAAGAACGCGGAGTACTAGATGGAAGAGTCTATAGCCGCCTAGGTTTCCTAAGGTTTCCTAAGGTTTCCTAAGGTTTCCTAAGGTTCTTTTTTCTGCTAACATCCGGCTCTAGAAGAAACGAGGACACCATGGCTACCACTGTGAAATTGGCCGATCACTTAGTTGACGACGCCAAGAGAATGGCTGCTATTGAACATCGCTCTGTGCCCAAGCAAATTGAGTTTTACTACCAAATTGCTCGAACAGCTGAACAGAATCCTGATCTGTCATTTCATTTGATTCGAGAATTACTCAAGTCGAAATCGGAAGAACCTAGCGGGGAATATCAGTTTGACTGATGAAAGTCCGCACTTCTCCAACTTTTGATAGGTATGCGAAGAAGCTCCATCCGAATGAGAAAAGAACTCTAAACGAGGCAGTTTTGGCTGTTCGAGAAGATCCACTTCTAGGTGAACCCAAAAAAGGCGATCTGGAGGGCTTCTATATATACAAATACAAATTAAAAGCCCAATTGTGGTTGCTGGCTTACACGGTCGAGTCTGAAGAAGTAATGACCTTACGCCTCGTAGGCCCACATGAAAATTTCTACCGAACTCTTAAAAGGATCTAGCCAGTTGTGACCAAGGCCATCTGTTGGTTAGTGAGGTAAATTTTCTTATGACTCAAAAACATCCATCAGTGCTCCGAGTCCAAAGTCGATTGCGTGAACTTGGAATACTCGGTGAAGTTCATCATCTTTCTGACTCTGCCCGTAGCGCACAAGAAGCGGCAGACTCCCTCGGTATCTTGGTTGGACAAGTTGCCTCATCCATCGTTTTCCGTCTTCCAAATGAATTACCACTTTTGGTTATCACGAGCGGTCGCCATCGAGTAGACACTGTTCTCGTTGCGGAAAAACTCCATGTAGAAAAGCTTCACAGGGCAGATTCCAATTTTGTGCGTGAACATTCGGGATTCGCGATCGGTGGAGTTAGCCCAGTCGGATGGATTCAACCTGCAACAATAATCATTGATGAAGCGTTGAATGATTATGAAGTCATTTGGGCCGCCGCAGGACATCCCCATGCAGTCTTTCCAACGAACTACGAGGAATTGGCAAGAACCACCAATGCGAAACCAATGATCGTCTCAGTAGACTAATCTTCTTTCATGAATGACAACGCTGGGTGCATCTTCTGCCAGATCGTCGAAGGTCAGTCCCCAGCTAGAGTTTTACTCGAAAATGAACACTGCATGGCGTTCCTAGATATTGCCCCTGCTGGCAAAGGCCACACCTTGGTGATCCCCAAAAAACATTCGGTGGATATTCTTGATAGTGCAAGTGAGGCACTCTCTGAGGTTATGCGAATGACGAAGGAAGTATCGCAATTGCTCGATACAAAACTCAAGCCAGATGGTTTATCACTTTTCCAAATGAATCGAACGGCAGGCTGGCAGACGGTTTTCCATTTCCACGTGCACATCGTTCCTAGGTGGAATGGCGACTCCCTTATCGAGCCTTGGGTTGAAACCTTGGCGCCAGACCTAGAATTAAATAAGGTTTACAGCGAGTTAACAAATGTCTCCTAATCCCATTGGCTTGCATCCGGTCGCAGACACCACAGGAGGAGTGAGTCCAGTGGGGTGGTTGCAACCAACC comes from Candidatus Paceibacterota bacterium and encodes:
- a CDS encoding cation:proton antiporter produces the protein MSELLAASVDRSAGLVLGEIGFVLIVLGTVAFVTSKLRISVVPFFLLSGLVLGTGGILRLELSDNFLSIGAQIGAILLLLLMGLEYSAKELLTGFREQRTLGLFDFLVNFVPGSGCALILGWGWTGALALGGISYVSSSGIAMQFIRESRWQRLTSTRHAINILVMEDLALAPLLPILSAFGSGVGLLTGFISISVALIVTGGAVIYSARGGHIPYAPIMLGDSATLLLVVFGSALLASGVATYIGFSGAVAAFLVGLLMTEDLAIVARVRLAPLRDLFSAIFFLFFGLRIDPAKIPSILLPALALTAVGIGTKFLTAWWATRKAQEPGIRLRVTGLLVPRGEFSLVIAGLTASTFFGEKIQLITITFVILTTFVGSILVRIASAETTKNAEY
- a CDS encoding type II toxin-antitoxin system RelE/ParE family toxin, which translates into the protein MKVRTSPTFDRYAKKLHPNEKRTLNEAVLAVREDPLLGEPKKGDLEGFYIYKYKLKAQLWLLAYTVESEEVMTLRLVGPHENFYRTLKRI
- a CDS encoding YbaK/EbsC family protein, with the protein product MTQKHPSVLRVQSRLRELGILGEVHHLSDSARSAQEAADSLGILVGQVASSIVFRLPNELPLLVITSGRHRVDTVLVAEKLHVEKLHRADSNFVREHSGFAIGGVSPVGWIQPATIIIDEALNDYEVIWAAAGHPHAVFPTNYEELARTTNAKPMIVSVD
- a CDS encoding HIT family protein codes for the protein MNDNAGCIFCQIVEGQSPARVLLENEHCMAFLDIAPAGKGHTLVIPKKHSVDILDSASEALSEVMRMTKEVSQLLDTKLKPDGLSLFQMNRTAGWQTVFHFHVHIVPRWNGDSLIEPWVETLAPDLELNKVYSELTNVS